One Malania oleifera isolate guangnan ecotype guangnan chromosome 10, ASM2987363v1, whole genome shotgun sequence genomic region harbors:
- the LOC131165333 gene encoding protein trichome birefringence-like 36, producing the protein MPPLHASSTSSMAILPSQPSSSFSLLPLLLFFFVLLCLSNVNSSSASGLDEEVHAVQARRYSRQTCNLSAGKWVYDSSYPLYDRTCPYLTTAVDCRQNGRPDSGYEKWRWRPSGCSLPRFNALRFLGSMRGKRIVLVGDSIMRNQWESLVCLVQGVIPTHRKSVTFRGPSMAFHASDYKTTIVFCWAPLLVELKKEREKGRVLHLDQIEANARHWRGADVLVFDSAHWWTHSNQETSWDYYMEGNKIYNRNLNPMIAYGKGLTTWANWVDSNLNPHQTRVIFRSISPTHNRENGRKCYNQREPMAFLGHRHHVPAQMHVLQSVLRRMKFPVYLQDITTMSAYRRDGHPSVYSKRIGYEEKRHQNQISSATDCSHWCLPGVPDTWNEMLSAILMA; encoded by the exons ATGCCTCCTCTGCATGCTTCCTCCACTTCTTCCATGGCTATACTCCCCTCACAACCCTCCTCTTCCTTCTCCCTCCTGCCCCTACTTCTCTTCTTCTTCGTCCTCCTCTGCCTCTCCAATGTCAACTCCTCATCAGCATCCGGCCTAGACGAGGAGGTGCACGCGGTGCAAGCCCGCCGGTACTCTCGCCAGACCTGCAACCTTTCCGCCGGCAAATGGGTTTACGACTCCTCCTACCCTCTCTACGACCGCACTTGCCCCTACCTCACCACGGCCGTGGATTGCCGGCAAAATGGACGCCCGGATTCCGGCTACGAGAAATGGCGGTGGAGGCCATCCGGGTGTTCGCTCCCAAG GTTTAATGCGCTGAGATTTCTGGGGAGCATGCGAGGGAAGAGAATAGTGCTGGTGGGAGATTCAATAATGAGGAACCAGTGGGAGTCTCTGGTTTGCTTGGTGCAGGGAGTGATTCCTACTCATAGGAAGAGTGTCACGTTTCGTGGTCCTTCCATGGCCTTCCATGCCTCT GATTATAAGACAACAATAGTGTTTTGCTGGGCTCCTCTGCTGGTGGAATTGAAGAAAGAGCGTGAGAAGGGGAGAGTTTTACACTTGGATCAGATAGAAGCGAATGCGAGGCATTGGAGAGGAGCTGACGTTCTTGTTTTTGATTCAGCTCACTGGTGGACTCACTCTAACCAGGAGACTTC GTGGGACTACTACATGGAGGGAAACAAGATCTACAACAGAAATTTAAATCCGATGATTGCCTACGGAAAAGGGCTCACAACATGGGCCAACTGGGTGGATTCAAATCTCAATCCTCACCAAACCCGAGTCATTTTCCGCAGCATTTCTCCAACCCATAATCG AGAAAATGGTAGGAAATGCTACAACCAGAGGGAACCTATGGCCTTTCTTGGTCACCGGCATCATGTTCCAGCGCAAATGCACGTTCTACAAAGTGTCCTGAGGAGGATGAAATTTCCAGTATACTTGCAGGATATTACAACCATGTCTGCTTACCGGAGAGATGGGCACCCCTCTGTTTATTCTAAACGTATCGGCTACGAAGAGAAGCGCCATCAGAACCAGATCAGCTCAGCAACTGACTGCAGCCACTGGTGCCTCCCTGGAGTTCCTGATACCTGGAATGAGATGTTGAGTGCAATATTGATGGCCTAA
- the LOC131165334 gene encoding germin-like protein subfamily 3 member 2, giving the protein MAPTITVLLVVFLCNYMVLGSDPDPVRDFCIPKGKLGTRSISCKNSSAVTADDFVFPGIKSPGKFQKTGFSSTSVNSTVFPGLNTLGMSFVRADFDIGGVNVPHFHPRATEVAFVLEGRIYSGFVDTQNRVFAKVIEKGEVMVYPRGLVHFQMNVGDSPATILGSFNSQNPGSQKIPAAIFGSGIKEELLEKAFGLNPREVAELRRRFRPKD; this is encoded by the coding sequence ATGGCCCCAACCATTACAGTTTTGTTAGTTGTTTTTCTGTGCAACTACATGGTTTTGGGTTCTGACCCGGATCCGGTTCGAGACTTCTGCATACCCAAAGGTAAATTGGGAACCCGGTCTATTTCATGCAAGAATTCATCGGCCGTCACGGCAGATGATTTTGTATTTCCTGGTATAAAATCCCCAGGAAAGTTCCAGAAAACCGGGTTTTCATCCACTTCAGTGAACTCCACCGTGTTCCCTGGTTTGAACACCCTTGGCATGTCATTTGTGCGTGCTGACTTCGACATCGGTGGTGTTAATGTGCCACATTTCCATCCGAGAGCAACCGAAGTTGCATTCGTGCTGGAGGGAAGGATTTACTCTGGTTTTGTGGATACCCAAAACAGAGTTTTTGCCAAAGTGATTGAGAAAGGTGAGGTGATGGTGTATCCACGGGGTCTAGTGCACTTTCAAATGAATGTTGGGGACTCCCCGGCAACTATACTGGGGAGTTTCAACAGTCAAAATCCTGGGTCGCAGAAAATTCCAGCTGCCATTTTTGGATCTGGGATCAAAGAAGAGCTTCTGGAGAAAGCTTTTGGATTGAATCCCAGGGAGGTTGCAGAGTTGAGGAGAAGGTTTCGTCCCAAGGATTGA